One stretch of Halobaculum marinum DNA includes these proteins:
- a CDS encoding DUF998 domain-containing protein codes for MTEFRRRVAAASGAGASVVSLGGIAVAVALAPWFSLADTALSDLGVADAAAVAAAFNWGLILAGLVGLPYAWAMWTATDGLAARLVAAEFVVAMLLMAGVGVFPSDSPLHFPVALGFYLAITVVFATDGLRRRATTAGRVALAFAALHLAQWWLYVAGVRLGPGLAIPELVGAGLLIVWVLLVSPVAPLDVVDG; via the coding sequence ATGACCGAGTTCCGTCGCCGCGTGGCCGCCGCCTCCGGTGCGGGCGCGTCCGTCGTCTCGCTCGGCGGCATCGCCGTCGCCGTCGCGCTCGCGCCGTGGTTCTCCCTCGCCGACACCGCCCTCTCGGACCTGGGCGTCGCCGACGCCGCCGCGGTGGCCGCCGCGTTCAACTGGGGGCTGATCCTCGCCGGCCTCGTCGGCCTCCCGTACGCGTGGGCGATGTGGACCGCGACCGACGGCCTCGCGGCCCGCCTCGTCGCCGCCGAATTCGTCGTCGCGATGCTCCTCATGGCCGGCGTCGGGGTGTTCCCCTCGGACTCGCCGCTCCACTTCCCAGTCGCACTCGGCTTCTACCTCGCGATCACCGTCGTCTTCGCGACCGACGGCCTCCGCCGTCGGGCGACGACCGCCGGTCGCGTCGCGCTCGCGTTCGCGGCGCTCCACCTCGCGCAGTGGTGGCTGTACGTCGCGGGCGTCCGCCTTGGGCCGGGGCTCGCGATCCCCGAACTCGTCGGGGCGGGGCTGCTGATCGTGTGGGTGCTCCTCGTGTCGCCGGTCGCGCCGCTCGACGTGGTCGACGGCTGA
- a CDS encoding DUF488 domain-containing protein has translation MALFDTYVAALQRDRADLPEGTRLVGVVRRPTRWFHAAVDENRPALAPPSALLDDHADAAESFRIDGLCEEGAHNAAWDAVDFERRYRDYLATDPDARAAVEALRAAVDAGHDVALVCFENTDKKRCHRTVLRQVTEQGTGDETDDDVGGGDAR, from the coding sequence GTGGCGCTGTTCGACACGTACGTCGCCGCGCTCCAGCGCGACCGCGCCGACCTCCCGGAGGGAACTCGCCTCGTCGGCGTCGTCCGTCGCCCGACGCGGTGGTTCCACGCCGCCGTCGACGAGAACCGACCGGCGTTGGCGCCGCCGTCAGCCCTGCTCGACGACCACGCCGACGCCGCCGAGTCCTTCCGAATTGATGGGCTGTGCGAGGAGGGGGCGCACAACGCGGCGTGGGACGCTGTCGACTTCGAGCGACGCTACCGCGACTACCTCGCGACCGACCCCGACGCACGGGCGGCCGTCGAGGCGCTCCGGGCGGCGGTCGATGCGGGACACGACGTCGCGCTCGTCTGCTTCGAGAACACCGACAAGAAACGCTGTCACCGGACGGTGCTGCGGCAGGTGACCGAACAGGGGACGGGCGACGAGACGGACGACGACGTGGGCGGGGGCGACGCCCGCTGA
- a CDS encoding DUF7563 family protein, translated as MPECRNCSSFVTERYVRVFAPEGMSNVRVCPSCEDMVREGADVRKARSKRV; from the coding sequence ATGCCGGAGTGTAGGAACTGCAGTTCATTCGTCACCGAGCGGTACGTTCGAGTGTTCGCCCCGGAAGGGATGAGCAACGTCCGTGTCTGTCCCTCTTGTGAGGACATGGTCCGAGAGGGCGCCGACGTCCGGAAGGCTCGATCGAAGCGCGTCTGA
- a CDS encoding cytochrome c oxidase subunit 3 — MATETEDAHDDGHHLPAVEDWPRGFGEASWWPFVTALGGAGIYVGAALYLMAIGGRNLVSPLVGPAVLVGSIGLFLVGIYGWLYHAFVVHFWDRGADEHSANKLRWGMIAFLGSEIATFSAGFTYFFFIRSQNAWAEIAADLPHLLGSLVIINTTLLILSSVTLHFAHGAIRNDDRGKFLGWLAVTLLLGVVFIGGQVYEYYEFIIHEEFTLTSGLFGSAFYGLTGLHGLHVSMGAVLLGIVFVRGLLGQYSADRHVSVTTASMYWHFVDAVWIFLVVALYVGAEVGA; from the coding sequence ATGGCTACTGAAACGGAAGACGCCCACGACGACGGGCACCACCTCCCGGCGGTCGAGGACTGGCCGCGCGGGTTCGGGGAGGCCTCGTGGTGGCCGTTCGTCACGGCGCTCGGGGGCGCCGGCATCTACGTCGGCGCGGCGCTGTACCTCATGGCGATCGGCGGTCGCAACCTAGTCAGCCCGCTGGTCGGCCCGGCCGTGCTCGTCGGCAGCATCGGCCTGTTCCTCGTCGGCATCTACGGCTGGCTGTACCACGCGTTCGTCGTCCACTTCTGGGACCGCGGCGCAGACGAACACTCCGCCAACAAACTCCGGTGGGGGATGATCGCGTTCCTCGGCTCCGAGATCGCGACGTTCAGCGCCGGCTTCACGTACTTCTTCTTCATCCGCTCGCAGAACGCGTGGGCGGAGATCGCCGCCGACCTGCCGCACCTGCTCGGCTCGCTGGTGATCATCAACACGACGCTGTTGATCCTCTCGTCGGTGACGCTGCACTTCGCCCACGGCGCGATCCGCAACGACGACCGCGGGAAGTTCCTCGGGTGGCTCGCCGTCACGCTCCTGCTCGGCGTCGTGTTCATCGGCGGGCAGGTGTACGAGTACTACGAGTTCATCATCCACGAGGAGTTCACCCTCACGTCCGGGCTGTTCGGCTCGGCGTTCTACGGCCTCACGGGCCTGCACGGGCTCCACGTCTCGATGGGCGCAGTCCTGCTCGGCATCGTGTTCGTCCGCGGCCTGCTCGGGCAGTACTCCGCCGACCGTCACGTCTCCGTGACGACCGCCTCGATGTACTGGCACTTCGTCGACGCCGTCTGGATCTTCCTCGTCGTCGCGCTGTACGTCGGCGCCGAGGTCGGCGCGTAA
- the gghA gene encoding glucosylglycerol hydrolase — protein sequence MSLESTEEATLLPDETAALVERHESIHEEHDDAFAAAKALAPELGAHVRDGHATIGIWTPGLVEHGVSPDAVKLEVLTPPAAVDPSDADPREVTFERSVVETRRAGEVTYAAVEGMVAGTRERLGSLYQIVYDPEDADSDADPADLPGEVGDDGLATVQDPLADSVPFGAFAPAELYDRARLDDERDDHDYFASLGTDAERVATREDDGLPRVDPATSMVEVHPGTATERGSLGGLADFVGGIGEKERAGEDLTAFEETFAGYDAVQLMPVEPLTERSDASGDWRGLARDGDTATATVARPDKVNWGYDIVVGAFGAPCPSILESGRPDELVDFISACHTLPDPVKVVFDVALGHADDGGLRILPDRFFHGPGMYGQHLDYLDPMVRAHVLDLQRRKMDWGADGIRVDGAQDFRNWNPETEEMEHDDAFLAEMDAVTQEVAGTEYRPWMIYEDGRPWPRHDWELASTYRTLIEQHPHSFQWSPITFAHNKPAMLTFWASKWWRVREVADMGGNWITGVANHDTVRRGTQVDVPESWEGDPINRYLGDSAPEIIDRAYDNPATNALLHCLLPGVPMDFLNANARGPWGFVRDTDAEWNVKVVADEHNLLDWQVREDDYADDRFFTRLKELGFETREQLDAFVKALAATVEPTDYDLEAMCAMLAPLDPPMDLTPANLDAFADAWMRDVADFANLGHWRDAQDPERTGFARRVREFRQDRPWLRESMRLPDAPDDEGPVTADADEGTDRFGYRNPANGSVVYYGLRESPDGDERVLFVGNMEGAATSVVPADLFDEIALDAAAFDAELVAPSVAAERDVPPVVDETVELANGEAVVFVGGAER from the coding sequence ATGAGTTTGGAGTCGACGGAAGAGGCGACGCTCCTCCCCGACGAGACGGCGGCGCTGGTGGAGCGACACGAGTCGATCCACGAGGAACACGACGACGCGTTCGCGGCGGCGAAGGCACTCGCCCCCGAGTTGGGCGCGCACGTCCGCGACGGGCACGCCACGATCGGGATCTGGACGCCCGGGCTGGTCGAACACGGCGTCTCACCCGACGCCGTGAAACTGGAGGTGCTCACCCCGCCCGCGGCTGTCGACCCGAGCGACGCCGACCCGCGCGAGGTCACGTTCGAACGCTCCGTCGTCGAGACGCGGCGCGCGGGCGAGGTGACGTACGCCGCCGTCGAGGGGATGGTCGCCGGCACGCGCGAGCGACTCGGCTCGCTGTACCAGATAGTGTACGACCCCGAAGACGCCGACAGCGACGCCGACCCGGCGGACCTCCCGGGCGAGGTCGGCGACGACGGCCTCGCGACGGTGCAGGACCCGCTGGCGGACTCGGTGCCGTTCGGCGCGTTCGCACCCGCCGAGTTGTACGACCGCGCGCGCCTCGACGACGAGCGCGACGACCACGACTACTTCGCGTCGCTCGGCACCGACGCCGAGCGCGTCGCCACCAGGGAGGACGACGGGCTCCCGCGCGTCGACCCGGCGACGAGCATGGTCGAGGTTCACCCCGGCACCGCGACCGAACGCGGGTCGCTCGGCGGCCTCGCCGACTTTGTCGGGGGAATCGGCGAGAAGGAGCGCGCGGGCGAGGACCTCACCGCCTTCGAGGAGACGTTCGCCGGCTACGACGCCGTCCAGTTGATGCCGGTCGAACCGCTCACCGAGCGCTCGGACGCGTCGGGCGACTGGCGCGGCCTCGCGCGCGACGGCGACACGGCGACGGCCACGGTCGCCCGCCCGGACAAGGTGAACTGGGGGTACGACATCGTCGTCGGCGCGTTCGGCGCGCCCTGCCCGTCGATCCTCGAGTCGGGCCGCCCCGACGAACTCGTGGACTTCATCTCCGCCTGCCACACCCTCCCCGACCCCGTGAAGGTCGTGTTCGACGTGGCGCTTGGCCACGCCGACGACGGCGGCCTGCGGATCCTCCCGGACCGGTTCTTCCACGGCCCGGGGATGTACGGCCAACACCTCGACTACCTCGACCCGATGGTCCGTGCCCACGTGCTCGACCTCCAGCGCCGCAAGATGGACTGGGGCGCCGACGGCATCCGCGTCGACGGCGCGCAGGACTTCCGCAACTGGAACCCAGAGACCGAGGAGATGGAGCACGACGACGCGTTCCTCGCCGAGATGGACGCCGTCACCCAGGAGGTCGCCGGCACCGAGTACCGCCCGTGGATGATCTACGAGGACGGGCGCCCGTGGCCGCGCCACGACTGGGAACTGGCCTCCACCTACCGCACGCTCATCGAGCAGCACCCCCACTCGTTCCAGTGGTCGCCGATCACGTTCGCGCACAACAAGCCCGCGATGCTCACCTTCTGGGCGAGCAAGTGGTGGCGCGTCCGCGAAGTCGCGGACATGGGCGGCAACTGGATCACCGGCGTCGCCAACCACGACACCGTGCGCCGTGGGACGCAGGTCGACGTGCCAGAGTCGTGGGAGGGTGACCCGATCAACCGGTACCTCGGCGACTCCGCGCCGGAGATCATCGACCGCGCGTACGACAACCCCGCGACGAACGCCCTGCTGCACTGCCTGTTGCCGGGCGTGCCGATGGACTTCCTCAACGCCAACGCCCGCGGGCCGTGGGGCTTCGTCCGCGACACCGACGCCGAGTGGAACGTGAAGGTCGTCGCCGACGAGCACAACCTCCTCGACTGGCAAGTGCGCGAGGATGACTACGCGGACGACCGCTTCTTCACCCGGCTGAAGGAGTTGGGCTTCGAGACGCGCGAGCAACTCGACGCCTTCGTGAAGGCGCTCGCGGCGACGGTCGAACCGACCGACTACGACTTGGAGGCGATGTGTGCGATGCTGGCGCCGCTGGACCCGCCGATGGACCTGACGCCCGCGAACCTGGACGCGTTCGCCGACGCGTGGATGCGAGACGTAGCCGACTTCGCCAACCTCGGGCACTGGCGCGACGCGCAGGACCCCGAGCGCACCGGGTTCGCGCGTCGCGTCCGTGAGTTCCGGCAGGACCGCCCGTGGCTGCGCGAGTCGATGCGCCTGCCCGACGCCCCCGACGACGAGGGACCGGTGACCGCCGACGCCGACGAGGGGACCGACCGCTTCGGCTACCGCAACCCCGCGAACGGGTCGGTCGTCTACTACGGCCTCCGCGAGTCGCCCGACGGCGACGAGCGCGTCCTGTTCGTCGGCAACATGGAGGGGGCGGCGACGAGCGTCGTCCCGGCGGACCTGTTCGACGAGATCGCCCTCGACGCTGCGGCGTTCGACGCCGAACTCGTCGCGCCGAGCGTCGCCGCCGAGCGGGATGTGCCGCCGGTGGTCGACGAGACGGTGGAACTGGCGAACGGCGAGGCCGTCGTGTTCGTGGGCGGGGCCGAGCGGTAG
- a CDS encoding potassium channel family protein, whose amino-acid sequence MPSATRRATEYLLGAFGVMLLLAFVYQWGYGTFEGRTVSYVHSLYVVVETFTTTGFGIDVNQWDDPRMLVLMAGMQLVGVGLIFLALPAVIIPLINEALTSSAPRTTTATGHVVICEFTPRGETLVKELRSRDQSYVVVEPDEDRAVDLANEHDVVHGDPEEVKTLERANVGAARALVADGDDETNASIVLSAREISEELRVVSLVEDEEVADYHRYAGADRVISPRRLLGESLGAKATVSVSDELGGGVEIGEDFQIAELLVHHGSPLVGETIAESGIGERTGANVLGAWDDGEFESPPRPERVIDQHTVLLVVGNETELEALKELTLSETRRQRRGRVIVAGYGMVGHSAAEELRPTDDVVVVDLVDDEPIDVVGDATDRETLERAGIGDARAVVLALDSDTTTIFATLAVKQVAPNTEVIVRANDADSVPKLYRAGAEYVLALSTVSGRLLASHLLDEEVLRPETQVDLVRTHAPKLEGEGLADADVRARTGVTVVAIERDGDLITNIGPDTRIVPDDTLVVAGTDDAVNHFNELFC is encoded by the coding sequence ATGCCATCGGCGACCCGTCGGGCGACCGAGTACCTCCTCGGCGCGTTCGGCGTGATGCTGCTCCTCGCGTTCGTCTACCAGTGGGGGTACGGAACGTTCGAGGGGCGGACGGTCAGTTACGTCCACTCGCTGTACGTCGTCGTCGAGACGTTCACCACCACGGGGTTCGGCATCGACGTGAACCAGTGGGACGACCCCCGGATGCTCGTGTTGATGGCGGGGATGCAACTCGTGGGGGTCGGCCTCATCTTCCTCGCGCTGCCGGCGGTGATCATCCCGCTGATCAACGAGGCGCTCACCAGTTCGGCCCCGCGGACGACGACCGCCACCGGGCACGTCGTCATCTGCGAGTTCACCCCGCGCGGGGAGACGCTGGTGAAGGAGTTGCGCTCGCGCGACCAGTCGTACGTCGTCGTCGAACCGGACGAGGACCGCGCCGTCGACCTCGCAAACGAGCACGACGTAGTCCACGGCGACCCCGAGGAGGTCAAGACGCTGGAGCGAGCCAACGTCGGCGCGGCGCGCGCGCTCGTCGCCGACGGCGACGACGAGACGAACGCGAGTATCGTCCTCTCGGCGCGAGAGATTTCGGAGGAACTCCGCGTCGTCAGTCTCGTCGAGGACGAGGAGGTCGCCGACTACCACCGCTACGCCGGCGCCGACCGCGTCATCTCGCCGCGGCGCCTGCTCGGCGAGAGCCTCGGCGCGAAGGCGACCGTCAGCGTCTCCGACGAACTGGGTGGCGGCGTCGAGATCGGCGAGGACTTCCAGATCGCGGAACTGCTCGTCCACCACGGCAGCCCGCTCGTCGGCGAGACGATTGCCGAGTCCGGCATCGGCGAGCGAACCGGCGCGAACGTGCTCGGCGCGTGGGACGACGGCGAGTTCGAGTCGCCGCCGCGCCCCGAGCGTGTCATCGACCAACACACCGTGTTGCTGGTCGTCGGCAACGAGACCGAACTGGAGGCGCTGAAGGAGTTGACCCTCTCGGAGACGCGGCGACAGCGGCGCGGGCGGGTGATCGTCGCCGGCTACGGCATGGTCGGCCACAGCGCCGCCGAGGAACTCCGACCGACCGACGACGTGGTCGTCGTCGACCTCGTGGACGACGAGCCCATCGACGTGGTCGGCGACGCCACCGACCGCGAGACGCTGGAGCGCGCGGGAATCGGCGACGCCCGCGCGGTCGTGCTGGCGCTCGACTCCGACACGACGACCATCTTCGCGACGTTGGCGGTGAAACAGGTGGCGCCCAACACGGAGGTGATCGTCCGCGCGAACGACGCCGACTCCGTGCCGAAACTGTACCGCGCGGGTGCGGAGTACGTGCTCGCGCTGTCGACCGTCTCCGGGCGCCTGCTGGCCTCGCACCTGCTCGACGAGGAGGTGCTCCGCCCGGAGACGCAGGTCGACCTCGTGCGGACGCACGCACCCAAGTTGGAGGGCGAAGGGCTCGCCGACGCGGACGTGCGCGCGCGCACCGGCGTCACCGTCGTCGCCATCGAGCGCGACGGCGACCTCATCACCAACATCGGGCCGGACACGCGGATCGTTCCCGACGACACGCTCGTCGTCGCCGGCACCGACGACGCCGTCAACCACTTCAACGAACTGTTCTGTTGA
- a CDS encoding DUF7410 domain-containing protein translates to MTRADPTTNEHERNGRESDAVDAVDAAAVERYAVPPGATAYECPRCGRPFAHERHRDLHLGQSHGDLTDDERDAYAAARDDETDDLRHFRIVSLGLLVLFYFGFLFLFAIFG, encoded by the coding sequence ATGACCCGCGCCGACCCCACCACCAACGAACACGAACGCAACGGCCGCGAAAGCGACGCCGTCGACGCCGTCGACGCCGCCGCCGTCGAGCGATACGCGGTCCCGCCTGGCGCGACCGCCTACGAGTGCCCGCGCTGTGGCCGCCCGTTCGCCCACGAGCGCCACCGCGACCTCCACCTCGGACAGTCGCACGGCGACCTCACCGACGACGAGCGCGACGCGTACGCGGCGGCACGCGACGACGAGACCGACGACCTCCGGCACTTCCGCATCGTCTCGCTGGGGCTGCTCGTCCTGTTCTACTTCGGGTTCCTGTTCCTGTTCGCGATCTTCGGGTGA
- a CDS encoding CDGSH iron-sulfur domain-containing protein: protein MREVTLTDTGPLKLTEDDISETHGDVAVCRCGLSDEFPFCDGSHRATEDEDADVRYKYVDGERKVVAELRLTDEESIENGDGGSAPE, encoded by the coding sequence ATGCGCGAGGTCACGCTCACCGACACCGGGCCGCTCAAACTCACCGAAGACGACATCAGCGAGACGCACGGCGACGTCGCGGTGTGTCGCTGCGGCTTGAGCGACGAGTTCCCCTTCTGCGACGGCTCTCACCGCGCCACCGAGGACGAGGATGCGGACGTCCGCTACAAGTACGTCGACGGGGAGCGCAAGGTGGTCGCGGAGCTACGGCTCACCGACGAAGAGTCGATCGAAAACGGTGACGGCGGGTCGGCGCCCGAGTAG
- a CDS encoding aldo/keto reductase, translating to MTDLDLPALGLGTSQNDDPEECAETVQTALDLGYRHVDTAQMYDNEAAVGEGIRRADVDREDVVVATKVHPDNLAYDDAKRTARESLDRLGLESVDLLYVHWPTSAYDPEETLRAMDELREEGVCDHVGLSNFTPDLLDEARELLESPVVAHQVECHPLFPQRELREYAVEHDHTLVGYSPLGRGEALDDPLLTEIAEKHDTSTAAVCLAWAFAQEALVPIPKATGDHVRANFEAQRLELDDEDLDRIAEYDVTERLIDPDSAAWNQ from the coding sequence ATGACCGACCTCGACCTCCCGGCGCTCGGCCTCGGCACCTCCCAGAACGACGACCCCGAGGAGTGCGCCGAGACGGTACAGACGGCGCTCGACCTCGGCTACCGCCACGTCGACACCGCACAGATGTACGACAACGAGGCGGCCGTCGGGGAGGGCATCCGCCGTGCCGACGTCGACCGCGAGGACGTCGTCGTCGCGACGAAGGTCCACCCGGACAACCTCGCGTACGACGACGCCAAGCGGACCGCGCGCGAGTCGCTCGACCGACTCGGCCTGGAGTCGGTCGACCTGCTGTACGTCCACTGGCCCACCTCCGCGTACGACCCCGAAGAGACGCTCCGCGCGATGGACGAACTGCGCGAGGAGGGGGTGTGCGACCACGTGGGGCTGTCGAACTTCACGCCCGACCTGCTCGACGAGGCGCGCGAGTTACTGGAGTCCCCCGTCGTCGCCCACCAAGTCGAGTGTCACCCGCTGTTCCCGCAGCGGGAACTGCGCGAGTACGCCGTCGAGCACGACCACACGCTCGTCGGCTACTCCCCGCTCGGGCGCGGCGAGGCACTGGACGACCCGCTGTTGACAGAGATCGCTGAGAAACACGACACGAGCACCGCCGCGGTGTGTCTCGCGTGGGCGTTCGCACAGGAGGCGCTCGTGCCGATCCCGAAGGCGACCGGCGACCACGTCCGCGCCAACTTCGAGGCGCAGCGCCTAGAACTGGACGACGAGGACCTCGACCGGATCGCCGAGTACGACGTCACCGAGCGGCTGATCGACCCCGACAGCGCGGCGTGGAACCAGTAG